Proteins co-encoded in one Perca flavescens isolate YP-PL-M2 chromosome 11, PFLA_1.0, whole genome shotgun sequence genomic window:
- the slc5a3b gene encoding sodium/myo-inositol cotransporter, whose amino-acid sequence MGPGMETVDIAVVGLYFVLVLAIGFFAMWKANRSTVSGYFLAGRSMTWIVVGASLFVSNIGSEHFIGLAGSGAASGFAVGAWEFNALLLLQLLGWVFIPVYIHSGVYTMPEYLSKRYGGTRLKVYFALLSVLLYIFTKLSVDLYAGALFIQESLGWNLYVSIVLLISMTALLTVTGGLTAVLYTDALQAVLMIGGALTLTILSLIKVGGLEGVRTKYMLAVPNVTAIMATGNFTYSPSCRIEPKPNSLRILRGPMDEDIPWPGFILGQTPASIWYWCADQVIVQRVLAAKNIVHAKGSTLMAGFLKILPMFLIVIPGMISRILFADEIACIGPEHCMAVCGSQAGCSNLAYPRLVMAVMPVGLRGLMMAVMIAALMSDLDSIFNSASTIFTLDIYKTVRKNASQRELMTVGRLFVVAMVAISIAWVPVIINMQGGQTYLYIQEVAGYLTPPIAALFLLGVFWKRCNETGAFCGGMTGFTLGALRLILAFIYRQPRCDQPDDRPAFIFNVHYMYFAAGLFWISGAVAVVVSLCTSPPDEERVRTTTFWGLRNIKMVPTKDRKETYRLNEKSQCSGDGRLHKEMPPDIRKEMCLDGADVKLLVPSTDHDPATPSTETSPATTPAEQFGNGRLELTREESSNVCHETGRCMRVLECFCGCKDGAQSDQQKVQQEDATVIAEMLYESPRDKVILNVCLVFVCCLGIFMFVYFSL is encoded by the coding sequence atGGGTCCTGGAATGGAAACGGTGGACATAGCTGTGGTAGGACTGTATTTTGTCCTGGTGCTAGCCATTGGGTTTTTTGCCATGTGGAAAGCCAATCGCAGCACTGTGAGTGGCTACTTCCTGGCTGGACGCTCCATGACGTGGATAGTGGTAGGTGCCTCACTCTTTGTCAGCAACATTGGCAGTGAACATTTCATTGGCCTTGCTGGGTCAGGAGCAGCAAGTGGCTTTGCTGTTGGAGCATGGGAATTTAATGCCCTTCTACTTCTTCAGCTGCTTGGCTGGGTTTTTATCCCTGTGTATATACACTCGGGAGTCTACACCATGCCGGAGTACCTGTCAAAACGCTACGGTGGCACCAGGCTAAAGGTTTATTTTGCCCTCTTGTCTGTGTTACTTTACATATTTACCAAGCTCTCTGTGGACTTATATGCTGGAGCTCTCTTCATTCAGGAGTCCCTGGGGTGGAACCTTTATGTGTCGATCGTCTTGCTCATCAGTATGACTGCACTGCTCACGGTCACTGGTGGATTGACGGCAGTACTCTACACGGATGCACTTCAGGCAGTGTTGATGATTGGTGGagccctaaccttaaccatcctCAGCCTAATCAAAGTTGGCGGGCTAGAGGGTGTTAGAACTAAGTACATGCTGGCAGTTCCCAATGTTACTGCTATAATGGCCACTGGAAACTTCACCTATTCTCCTTCCTGCCGCATTGAGCCCAAACCAAACTCGCTACGCATCCTTCGAGGTCCCATGGATGAAGACATCCCATGGCCAGGCTTCATTCTTGGCCAGACCCCTGCATCTATTTGGTACTGGTGTGCAGACCAAGTCATTGTTCAGAGAGTACTAGCAGCAAAGAACATTGTTCATGCCAAGGGCTCTACGCTAATGGCTGGATTCCTCAAGATTCTGCCCATGTTTCTAATAGTCATTCCAGGAATGATCTCCCGCATCTTGTTTGCGGACGAGATTGCCTGCATTGGGCCAGAGCACTGCATGGCTGTGTGTGGTTCTCAGGCTGGCTGCTCAAACCTCGCCTACCCACGCCTGGTCATGGCAGTGATGCCTGTTGGACTAAGGGGTCTGATGATGGCAGTCATGATCGCTGCCCTGATGAGTGATCTAGACTCTATCTTCAACAGTGCAAGCACCATCTTCACACTGGACATCTACAAAACGGTTCGAAAGAACGCGTCTCAGCGTGAGCTGATGACTGTGGGCCGCCTGtttgttgttgccatggtggCAATCAGCATTGCCTGGGTCCCTGTAATTATCAATATGCAAGGTGGACAGACGTACCTCTATATCCAGGAAGTTGCTGGCTACCTCACTCCACCAATCGCTGCCCTCTTCCTGTTAGGTGTGTTCTGGAAACGGTGTAATGAGACGGGTGCATTTTGCGGAGGCATGACAGGTTTCACACTCGGTGCCCTACGACTGATCCTAGCTTTCATCTACCGCCAGCCTCGCTGTGATCAGCCAGATGATAGGCCTGCCTTCATTTTTAATGTTCACTACATGTATTTTGCCGCTGGGCTGTTCTGGATTTCAGGggcggtggcggtggtggtCAGCCTCTGCACCTCTCCACCAGATGAGGAACGGGTTCGCACCACCACATTCTGGGGGCTCCGCAACATTAAAATGGTTCCCACAAAGGACCGAAAGGAGACCTACAGGCTGAATGAAAAGAGCCAATGTAGTGGAGATGGGAGACTTCATAAAGAGATGCCCCCAGATATCAGAAAGGAGATGTGTTTGGATGGGGCGGATGTCAAACTCCTGGTCCCATCCACTGACCATGACCCAGCAACCCCTAGTACAGAAACATCCCCTGCCACCACCCCTGCAGAGCAGTTTGGTAATGGAAGGCTAGAGCTGACCAGAGAAGAAAGCAGCAATGTTTGTCACGAGACTGGCAGGTGTATGCGTGTACTGGAATGTTTTTGTGGATGTAAGGACGGAGCACAGAGCGATCAGCAAAAAGTACAGCAGGAGGATGCAACGGTTATTGCAGAGATGCTGTACGAGTCACCTAGAGATAAAGTTATTCTGAACGTGTGTCTGGTGTTCGTCTGCTGTTTGGGCATctttatgtttgtttatttctcacTGTAA
- the LOC114564572 gene encoding potassium voltage-gated channel subfamily E member 2, producing MSAPDWSNLTLHLEGSLTSALGHYLDNWRHNMTAAANALDKTLAEENFRNVIWYLAVMIGMFAFILVAILVSTVKSKRREHSNDPYHQYIKEDWTAQIQQGDVVHNFAAV from the coding sequence ATGAGTGCACCTGATTGGTCCAACCTGACCCTTCACCTGGAGGGGTCCTTGACCAGTGCTTTGGGTCATTACCTGGACAACTGGAGGCATAACATGACAGCTGCAGCCAACGCTTTGGACAAGACCCTGGCTGAGGAGAACTTCAGGAACGTCATCTGGTATCTGGCGGTGATGATTGGCATGTTTGCCTTCATTCTTGTGGCTATACTGGTGAGCACAGTCAAATCCAAGAGGAGAGAGCACTCTAATGACCCCTACCACCAATACATCAAGGAGGACTGGACTGCCCAGATACAACAGGGTGATGTCGTCCACAACTTTGCAGCTGTATAA
- the casq2 gene encoding calsequestrin-2, giving the protein MLSLCLFLLPCLSLVPLAPAAKGLEFPQYDGKDRVLDINDRNYKKALKKHSMVCMFYHGPIPDSKELQKRHQMTELVLELAAQVMEVKDIGFGMVDSHKDAKVAKKLGLEEEGSVYVFKADRVIEFDGLLSANVLVEFLLDLLEEPVEVIGNALELRAFDRMEEDIRLIGYFKSEDSEHYEAFKEAAEQFQPYIKFFATFDKSVAKELTLKLNEVDFYEPFMEEPVTIPGKPHSEEELVEFITEHRRPTLRKLRAEDMFETWEDDIEGIHIVAFAEEEDPDGFEFLEILKEVARDNTQLPELSIIWIDPDDFPLLIPYWEKTFKVDLFRPQIGVINVTDADSLWMEMDDEEDLPSAHELEDWIEDVLSGKVNTEDDDDDDDDDDDEDDGSDDEDNDDNDEEDNGENEDDDDDDDDDDDDDDDDDDDDDE; this is encoded by the exons ATGCTCTCCCTGTGCCTGTTCCTGCTCCCTTGCCTGAGCCTTGTGCCTCTGGCCCCGGCTGCGAAGGGCCTGGAGTTCCCACAGTATGACGGAAAAGACCGTGTCCTAGACATCAATGACAGGAACTACAAGAAAGCCTTGAAGAAACACAGCATGGTGTGCATGTTCTATCATGGGCCCATACCAGACAGCAAGGAGCTGCAAAAACGACACCAGATGACTGAGTTGGTGTTGGAG CTTGCAGCTCAGGTTATGGAGGTGAAGGACATTGGGTTTGGAATGGTCGACTCCCACAAAGATGCAAAGGTGGCAAAGAAACTGG GCCTGGAGGAGGAGGGCAGTGTGTATGTTTTCAAGGCCGATCGGGTGATTGAGTTTGATGGCTTGCTTTCGGCTAACGTTCTGGTGGAGTTCTTGTTGGAT CTGTTGGAGGAGCCAGTGGAGGTGATAGGAAATGCTCTGGAGCTGAGAGCCTTTGATAGGATGGAGGAAGACATCCGCCTCATTGGTTACTTCAAGAGCGAGGACTCTGAGC ACTACGAAGCATTTAAAGAAGCCGCAGAGCAGTTCCAGCCCTATATTAAGTTCTTTGCCACATTTGATAAATCT GTGGCCAAGGAGCTGACTCTGAAGTTGAATGAGGTAGATTTCTATGAGCCCTTCATGGAGGAGCCAGTCACCATCCCAGGCAAGCCTCACTCTGAAGAGGAACTTGTGGAATTCATAACCGAACACAGACG ACCAACTCTGAGAAAGCTGCGTGCAGAAGATATGTTTGAGACCTGG GAGGATGACATTGAGGGGATCCACATTGTGGCTTTTGCAGAGGAGGAGGACCCCG ATGGTTTTGAGTTCTTGGAGATTCTGAAGGAGGTCGCAAGAGACAACACCCAACTTCCTGAGCTCAGCATCATCTGGATTGACCCTGATGACTTTCCCCTG CTGATCCCCTATTGGGAGAAGACCTTCAAGGTGGACCTGTTCAGGCCACAGATTGGAGTTATCAACGTTACAGAT GCCGACAGCCTGTGGATGGAGATGGATGACGAGGAGGATCTGCCCAGCGCCCATGAGCTGGAGGACTGGATCGAGGATGTACTCTCTGGCAAAGTCAACACtgaggatgatgatgacgacgacGATGACGACGATGATGAAGATGACGGTAGTGATGATGAAGATAATGATGACAATGATGAGGAGGATAATGGTGAGAATGAGGACGATGATgacgatgacgatgatgatgatgatgatgatgatgatgatgatgatgatgacgatgagtAA